One window of the Ignavibacteriales bacterium genome contains the following:
- a CDS encoding TonB-dependent receptor, translated as MHSAVKSIFSIIILLGLFELNFSQDKDISISGFIYDATTGEALIGTNILVYKDTINLNTDPIYGAAANNFGFYMLPKLKRAKYYLIFRYIGYKVTVKEINLTSSKNDLNFNVQLNSENIKLSEIVVEGKKIDKNVLSTIDISPDLMLKLPSFSGEMDLFRSLMLLPGINKGSELSNGLYVRGGSPDQTLTLVDGAVLYNPAHIGNIASTFNSNAIRDIKLIKGAFPAEYGGRLSSVLDIKLKSGTKEKETGTIGLGVINSFFSMEGPLKDAATYMVAGRWMYYDALQRNFNKQSSIPLYNFYDLNGKINFNISDVSAFSLSAMYSSDRMYNPKEDDITYDIEWKNLNVTLNWLQINSKSLFLNSSLSYVNYEFSSKVGIGSATTSSSSYFTNPNLTDLIFKQTAELNWAMNQKFKTGFEMSFHNYDLLYNEYYDLSYEKDPFAGKNINSIEAALYFQNESEFFDRLNTNIGGRIFYFDARRVLSFEPRISFSYQMFDDFYIKTAAALANQYLHLISRNDIALPTDLWYPATANIEPSRSAQFVFGLDTYFYENSYQASIETYYRDMKKLYEFKNSPEINPLNNSIEDQFLKGEGEAYGIEIFFQKRDGNLQGWVGYTLSWTKRKFDELNAGKIFYPKYDRRHDLSLAATYNLNDAITFGATFTYATGMRYNAPDGQFIFNPVGISGPEQVLLDYDALNTYKFPAYHKLDLSFNYKIKMAKVDINLFANFYNVYNRRNAFAQFIVFPKDDSGNDKPMLKRISLFPFIPALGVSITF; from the coding sequence ATGCACTCTGCAGTCAAATCAATCTTCTCCATAATAATCCTTTTAGGATTATTTGAACTAAACTTTTCACAAGATAAAGACATATCAATTTCTGGTTTTATTTATGATGCAACAACAGGCGAAGCATTAATTGGTACCAATATTTTAGTTTATAAAGACACAATAAATTTAAACACTGATCCAATCTATGGTGCTGCCGCTAATAATTTTGGATTTTATATGCTGCCAAAACTGAAGAGAGCAAAATACTATCTCATCTTTCGCTACATTGGTTATAAAGTTACAGTTAAAGAAATCAATTTAACTTCTTCAAAAAATGATTTGAACTTTAACGTTCAATTAAATTCTGAAAACATCAAGCTTAGTGAAATAGTTGTTGAAGGAAAAAAAATAGACAAAAATGTTTTGAGTACTATCGATATCTCACCAGATTTAATGCTTAAGTTGCCTTCATTTTCAGGTGAAATGGATTTATTTCGTTCACTCATGTTGCTGCCAGGCATAAATAAAGGCTCAGAATTATCAAACGGTTTATACGTTAGAGGCGGTTCACCGGATCAAACGCTAACTTTAGTTGATGGCGCTGTTTTATATAATCCGGCTCACATTGGTAATATCGCAAGCACTTTTAACTCAAATGCAATTCGGGATATAAAATTAATAAAAGGCGCGTTTCCAGCTGAGTACGGTGGAAGATTATCAAGCGTTCTGGATATTAAATTAAAATCGGGCACTAAAGAAAAGGAAACCGGAACAATTGGATTGGGAGTTATAAATTCTTTCTTCTCTATGGAGGGACCTTTAAAAGATGCAGCTACATACATGGTTGCTGGCAGATGGATGTATTACGATGCTCTGCAAAGGAATTTTAATAAACAAAGTTCAATTCCACTTTATAATTTTTATGATCTAAATGGAAAGATAAATTTTAACATCTCTGATGTAAGTGCATTTTCTTTAAGTGCAATGTACAGCAGTGACAGAATGTACAATCCTAAAGAAGATGATATTACCTATGATATTGAATGGAAGAATTTAAACGTTACACTTAATTGGTTGCAGATTAATTCAAAATCTTTGTTCCTTAATTCGTCTTTAAGTTACGTTAATTATGAGTTTTCATCTAAAGTAGGAATTGGTTCCGCCACCACAAGTTCATCGTCATACTTTACAAATCCAAATCTGACCGATTTAATTTTTAAGCAAACTGCCGAACTAAATTGGGCAATGAATCAAAAATTTAAAACAGGATTTGAAATGTCTTTCCATAATTATGATTTGCTTTACAATGAGTATTATGATTTGAGTTATGAAAAAGATCCATTTGCAGGTAAAAATATTAATTCGATTGAAGCAGCATTATACTTTCAAAACGAATCAGAATTTTTCGATAGGTTAAACACAAATATCGGGGGCAGGATATTTTATTTTGATGCACGAAGAGTTTTATCATTTGAACCAAGAATTTCCTTTTCATATCAAATGTTCGATGATTTTTATATCAAGACTGCAGCTGCCTTAGCCAATCAATACTTACATCTTATTTCAAGAAATGATATCGCTCTTCCCACTGATCTTTGGTACCCGGCGACTGCTAATATTGAACCAAGCCGATCAGCACAATTTGTCTTTGGTTTAGATACTTATTTTTATGAAAATTCATATCAAGCTTCTATTGAAACCTACTATCGGGATATGAAAAAACTGTATGAGTTTAAAAACTCACCAGAGATAAATCCACTTAATAATTCAATTGAAGATCAGTTTCTTAAAGGCGAAGGTGAAGCCTACGGCATAGAAATATTTTTTCAGAAGAGAGATGGCAATTTACAAGGATGGGTCGGTTATACATTATCCTGGACTAAACGAAAGTTTGATGAACTTAATGCAGGAAAAATATTTTATCCAAAGTACGATAGAAGACATGATCTCTCATTAGCTGCAACTTATAACCTAAATGATGCAATAACGTTTGGTGCAACATTTACCTATGCAACCGGGATGAGATATAATGCACCTGATGGACAGTTTATTTTCAATCCCGTTGGTATTTCAGGGCCCGAACAAGTTTTACTTGATTACGATGCACTTAATACTTACAAATTTCCAGCTTATCACAAGCTTGACTTAAGTTTTAATTATAAAATAAAAATGGCAAAAGTTGATATTAATTTATTTGCTAACTTTTACAATGTTTATAATAGAAGAAATGCATTTGCTCAATTTATTGTTTTTCCTAAAGATGATTCTGGGAATGATAAACCGATGTTAAAAAGAATTTCTCTTTTTCCTTTTATTCCTGCTTTAGGAGTTAGTATAACATTTTAA
- a CDS encoding DUF4249 family protein — MKNFVIILLLSLSFFFGCENEELLNPELIYKQKVVVRCQISTEGFFPGVSLTKTLPLGVKYDSSLAEINNATLYLRINGFQIVPLHYAGNGLYKPLYELKALEEEYYELFGEWETYRFYAITKIPAKPIINSVNYNTGGFFAETDISTFKDEVYSALWAVDVGTYEVAKDFYNISDPQNNSQNNSIRIRTAVYPINFQTPIYNGRRYLRVYSFDHSFSDYFKTKDQNEDINNPYVQGSGNTIWNVKGKDVIGMFIGINKSDYIPVN, encoded by the coding sequence ATGAAAAATTTTGTAATAATATTATTGTTATCCTTATCATTTTTCTTTGGCTGTGAGAATGAAGAATTACTTAACCCGGAATTAATTTATAAGCAGAAGGTTGTAGTCCGATGTCAGATTTCTACTGAAGGATTTTTCCCTGGAGTTAGTTTGACTAAAACATTGCCCTTAGGAGTTAAATATGATTCTAGTCTTGCAGAGATTAATAATGCCACACTTTATTTAAGAATTAATGGATTTCAAATAGTTCCGTTACACTATGCTGGAAATGGATTGTATAAACCACTTTATGAGCTTAAAGCTCTCGAGGAAGAATATTATGAATTATTTGGCGAATGGGAAACATATAGATTTTATGCAATCACAAAGATTCCGGCAAAACCCATTATAAATTCGGTGAACTATAACACTGGTGGATTTTTTGCTGAGACTGATATAAGTACCTTCAAAGATGAAGTATACTCAGCGTTGTGGGCTGTTGATGTTGGAACTTATGAAGTTGCTAAAGATTTTTATAATATTTCTGACCCTCAAAATAATTCACAGAATAATTCTATAAGAATTCGAACTGCTGTGTATCCTATAAATTTCCAAACACCTATTTACAATGGACGCAGATATTTAAGAGTTTATTCATTTGATCATTCTTTTAGTGATTACTTTAAAACTAAAGATCAAAATGAAGACATAAACAATCCCTATGTGCAGGGATCAGGAAATACTATTTGGAATGTTAAAGGTAAAGATGTAATAGGGATGTTCATAGGAATTAATAAATCCGATTATATCCCGGTGAATTAA
- a CDS encoding rhodanese-like domain-containing protein, producing the protein MKINQKIFFFLLLLILSSCLDENSLLNDNIELDGTAKILRYIESIGDFANTDLAPALISASELFSNNLQYSILDIREPQEFTAGHIEFARNISVLNLYEIVDSLNKITPLKNIVIISKNGQASAYFVCLLRLAGFTNVYTLNYGMASWNVDFAAEWLGALGNSDQSYLNLEYPKKPFTNLPNLEFPPSLITEQEKTNYRIKEIIKKGFISGVNFSENISTGIINTHFLVCYGKGQLYGAPRDLGSRGHPENTVWFKDTPLFEFRSTNSLQTLPNNQPILIYSGDGQLSSCMTAYLTFLGYDVKSLLFGANQLFYFRLNADPTLTEYIFSMADIMNYPYTTGN; encoded by the coding sequence ATGAAAATAAATCAAAAAATATTTTTCTTTTTACTCCTGCTTATTTTAAGTAGTTGTCTTGATGAAAATAGTCTCCTTAACGATAATATTGAACTTGATGGGACTGCAAAAATCTTACGCTACATAGAAAGTATTGGTGATTTTGCAAATACAGATTTAGCACCTGCATTAATTAGTGCGTCCGAATTATTTAGTAATAATTTACAGTATTCTATTTTGGATATAAGAGAACCTCAAGAATTTACGGCAGGACATATTGAGTTCGCAAGAAATATTTCAGTACTCAATCTCTATGAAATTGTTGATTCTTTAAATAAAATTACTCCTCTTAAAAATATAGTTATCATTTCTAAAAATGGTCAGGCATCAGCATACTTTGTGTGCTTATTACGTTTAGCCGGATTTACAAATGTATATACATTAAACTATGGAATGGCTTCCTGGAATGTGGATTTTGCTGCTGAATGGCTTGGTGCTTTAGGTAATTCCGATCAATCTTATTTGAACTTAGAGTATCCTAAAAAACCTTTTACCAATCTGCCTAATCTAGAATTCCCACCTTCTTTAATCACTGAACAAGAAAAAACTAATTATAGAATTAAAGAAATTATTAAAAAAGGATTTATATCTGGTGTAAACTTTTCTGAAAATATCTCTACTGGTATAATAAACACGCATTTTTTAGTTTGTTATGGCAAGGGACAGTTATATGGAGCACCGCGTGATTTAGGGAGCAGAGGCCATCCGGAAAATACTGTATGGTTTAAAGATACCCCATTGTTTGAATTTAGAAGTACTAATAGTTTACAGACATTACCCAACAATCAGCCAATATTGATTTATAGCGGTGATGGACAATTAAGCTCTTGTATGACTGCTTATTTAACATTTCTGGGGTATGATGTAAAATCATTATTGTTTGGTGCAAATCAATTATTCTATTTTAGATTGAATGCCGACCCGACATTAACAGAGTATATTTTTTCTATGGCTGATATAATGAACTATCCTTATACCACCGGCAATTAA
- a CDS encoding zinc-binding dehydrogenase, with translation MERLAYRVNKAGSINNLKLINENLGIPSDDEVTVQIKAIGLNFADIFAIQGLYSATPKGSFVPGLEFSGIIINKGKSVNEFDIGEKVMGAIRFGAYTDYLNINKNYILKIPSGWSFEEGAAFIVQSLTAYYSLVSLGNIQERSTVLIHSAAGGVGLFANRIAKRFSAFTIGSIGDKSKIDLLTKEGYDKVIVRDNNFAEKLKESLNGRDLDIVLECIGGKIFSESFKQMSAGGRIIVYGAAQYSTYNSTPNYFKVLTKYLTRPKVDPLSLSDKNKSVMGFNLIYLWNRIEMMKKYLNNILKMELPKPLIGEVYNFKDLLRAVKKFQSGQTIGKVVVKVD, from the coding sequence ATGGAACGATTAGCATACAGAGTTAATAAAGCCGGTTCAATAAATAATCTAAAACTGATTAATGAAAATCTTGGAATTCCTTCAGATGATGAAGTTACTGTACAGATTAAAGCAATTGGTTTAAATTTTGCAGATATTTTTGCAATTCAAGGATTATATTCCGCAACTCCAAAAGGAAGTTTTGTTCCCGGATTAGAGTTCTCGGGAATAATAATAAACAAAGGGAAATCTGTAAATGAATTTGATATTGGTGAAAAAGTAATGGGTGCAATAAGATTTGGAGCCTATACAGATTATTTAAACATTAATAAAAATTATATTCTAAAGATTCCTAGTGGATGGAGTTTTGAAGAAGGCGCTGCTTTTATTGTTCAATCTTTAACAGCATACTATTCATTGGTCTCACTTGGCAATATACAAGAAAGATCAACGGTACTAATTCATTCAGCTGCCGGAGGAGTAGGACTTTTTGCTAACAGAATTGCAAAAAGATTTAGTGCTTTCACGATTGGTTCAATTGGAGATAAATCAAAAATAGATCTTCTAACAAAAGAAGGTTATGATAAAGTAATAGTTCGGGATAATAATTTTGCTGAAAAATTAAAAGAAAGTTTAAACGGCAGAGATCTAGATATTGTATTAGAATGCATTGGCGGAAAAATATTTTCAGAAAGTTTTAAGCAAATGAGTGCCGGAGGCAGAATAATAGTATACGGTGCGGCACAATATTCCACCTACAATTCTACTCCAAATTATTTTAAAGTTTTAACTAAATATTTAACAAGACCTAAAGTTGATCCACTTTCTTTATCTGACAAGAACAAAAGTGTTATGGGTTTTAATCTTATCTATTTGTGGAATAGAATAGAAATGATGAAAAAGTATTTAAATAATATTTTGAAAATGGAACTTCCAAAACCATTGATTGGTGAAGTATATAATTTTAAAGATCTTTTAAGAGCTGTAAAAAAATTTCAATCAGGGCAAACAATTGGAAAGGTTGTTGTTAAGGTTGATTAA
- a CDS encoding GNAT family N-acetyltransferase, translating into MNYKINDNVFISFPALETKRLLLNEFMKSDADELFIMRSDDRVLKYLDRDPHKSIEESELMIEGIIKSFKDKEGINWIIRKKDALDVVGYIGYWRMRKKDVRAEIGYALKPEYWGNGYMQEALAKAVEFGFKEFCLHSIEGNVNPTNLSSIKLLEKLGFRKEAYFREDYLFKGQFLDTAIYSLLETDFKN; encoded by the coding sequence ATGAATTATAAAATAAATGATAATGTTTTTATTTCGTTTCCTGCATTAGAAACTAAAAGACTGCTTCTAAATGAGTTTATGAAGAGTGATGCAGATGAACTTTTTATAATGCGTTCAGACGATAGAGTTTTGAAATATCTTGATAGGGATCCTCATAAATCTATTGAAGAATCAGAGCTAATGATCGAAGGAATTATTAAGTCATTCAAAGATAAAGAAGGTATCAACTGGATAATTAGAAAAAAAGACGCGTTAGATGTAGTTGGCTATATTGGATACTGGAGGATGAGAAAAAAAGATGTAAGGGCAGAGATTGGATACGCTTTGAAACCTGAATACTGGGGCAATGGCTATATGCAGGAAGCATTAGCTAAGGCAGTCGAATTCGGGTTTAAGGAATTCTGTTTGCATAGTATTGAAGGCAATGTTAATCCTACTAACTTAAGTTCCATAAAGTTATTAGAAAAATTAGGCTTTAGAAAGGAAGCATATTTTAGAGAAGATTATCTTTTTAAAGGCCAGTTTTTAGATACTGCAATTTATAGTCTATTAGAAACAGATTTTAAAAATTAA
- a CDS encoding response regulator, whose translation MRYLSTKYLSFSLLLLLSTTINLYTQTKQLRFNHITVENGLPENSGCSIFQDHLGFIWIGTEGGLVKYDGYTFYQYKSSEVDGLKNQINAIREDITGILWISTNSGLQQFNPVTKTFINYEFPDSIFKSDQKIGYIHLDSANKLWFINSQTNGLYRFDYKNNELINFGPSGNNQQKINSSVSVWGKSELGQLPFLEDNKGNIWVGTVNTGLYRYSVNKDTLINFRNDKNSSTSISDDKILNIFQDSNGLIWIGTDGGGLNFYDNQTNSFKRFKRNSSNTNSLVSNTVYFIYEDKKGFLWLTTPAGLERFDPRRNEFLHFRHDSSNPHSLSTDWAMPLCEDDFGNLWLLNKNEIPEYFDFNNSTFVKCGSGFSYSDNYTPGSNLISFLKDHSGVLWFGTWFGGINVFNQSKSSFINWELTSKQGLPTGTDVSVICEDKKNNLAIITGEGTLYIYNKSRNEKLSFNFLGSGLRKQEYFNFCRAMFDRNGDLWIGDRGPRLIKFNMVNKTFKDYYIGSPVKNVGLIQNRVQGIFEIDDDRLLIGILDGVVEFNKKTGTSKLYQISPENLEAFRLIGIMKDSKNRIWYSTNFKGLYEYLVDKKEFISTDLNVGSIKIFESKNGNYWHGTYANGLFLIDNNAIKKHFTIKDGLPSNEVREMVEDDDGNLWLLTINGISRFDPNRKSFKNYGIEDGLKSKQCYAEFISSNGEIFIGSAKGLVSFFPDQVKDNPIPPKVVITKISLFNRTDDSLHFSKYLSELKDVELAYDQNDLYLEFVALHYVGPEKNIYSYMLENFDNNWKSPDAIRNATYTNLDPGQYIFRVKAANSDGVWNGKEASIKIIILPPWWQTTWAYIIYIIIISSIIYSIWKGQLKRIKIKQEFEMSRFEAQKLHEVDKIKTRFFTNISHEFRTPLTLIQGPAKQIIEKTNETSTRDSANFIYRNAQRLIGLVNQLLDLSKLEAGEMTIKASETDVVDLVKDIILSFTPLAEKKKITLNLDQDVEKILAYLDKDKMYKVINNVLSNAFKFTPEYGRINVTVVKNIDMVEIKISDTGIGIAKERINKIFDRFYQVDDTHTREQEGTGIGLALTKELVDLQKGKIYVESKEGEGSTFTISLPLGKEHLKPEQIIKIDKDEQFTLPVQQESITKNASIQNRFEIESLVHPQKPTLLVVEDNLEVRSFITGIFENDYIIYAANDGEDGLRISFEEIPEIIISDLMMPKMDGFEMCSKLKSDERTSHIPIIMLTAKATNKDKIEGYELGADDYIMKPFDADILKARVKNLLGQREKLKEHFLQDGLFNLDDKRITSTDKVFLRKAIEIINSHLSDTDFGVESFAKQIAIGRATLNKKLVALVGEPPSDLIKRIRLSRSAKLLEKNFGNISEIALEVGFTNPAYFSDCFRKQFGISPSEYRSKFVNH comes from the coding sequence ATGCGGTATTTATCCACTAAATACTTAAGCTTCAGTCTTCTTTTATTACTTTCAACAACAATAAACCTATACACCCAAACAAAACAGTTACGTTTTAATCATATCACAGTTGAGAACGGACTCCCAGAAAATTCTGGCTGTTCTATTTTTCAGGATCATCTCGGATTTATATGGATTGGAACTGAAGGAGGATTGGTTAAATATGATGGCTATACATTTTATCAATACAAATCGAGTGAAGTTGATGGGTTAAAGAATCAAATAAATGCAATCAGAGAAGATATCACTGGCATACTTTGGATATCAACCAATTCAGGTTTACAGCAATTTAATCCAGTTACAAAAACTTTTATTAATTATGAATTTCCGGATTCCATCTTTAAATCAGATCAAAAGATTGGTTACATACACTTAGATAGTGCTAATAAATTGTGGTTCATCAATAGTCAAACCAACGGTCTTTATAGGTTTGATTATAAAAATAATGAACTCATAAATTTTGGTCCTTCAGGTAATAATCAACAAAAAATCAATTCGTCTGTTTCTGTTTGGGGTAAGTCGGAGCTAGGTCAGCTTCCTTTTCTCGAGGATAACAAAGGTAATATCTGGGTTGGTACAGTAAACACAGGACTTTATAGATACAGCGTTAATAAAGATACTTTAATAAATTTCAGAAATGATAAAAATAGTAGCACTAGTATAAGTGATGACAAAATCTTAAATATTTTTCAGGATTCAAATGGGCTGATATGGATTGGTACAGATGGAGGCGGATTGAACTTTTATGACAACCAAACCAATTCTTTTAAAAGATTCAAGCGGAATAGTAGCAACACCAATTCTTTAGTAAGCAATACAGTTTATTTTATTTATGAAGATAAGAAAGGATTTCTTTGGCTGACAACACCAGCAGGATTAGAAAGATTTGATCCAAGACGAAATGAGTTTTTACATTTCAGACACGATTCCAGCAATCCACATAGTTTGTCTACTGACTGGGCTATGCCGCTTTGCGAAGATGACTTTGGTAATCTATGGCTCTTAAACAAAAATGAAATCCCTGAATATTTTGACTTTAATAATTCTACATTTGTTAAATGCGGTAGTGGTTTTAGTTATTCGGACAATTACACTCCTGGATCCAATCTAATTTCTTTCCTCAAAGACCATTCTGGTGTGCTTTGGTTTGGGACCTGGTTCGGAGGGATTAATGTTTTTAATCAATCAAAATCATCATTTATTAATTGGGAACTCACTTCAAAGCAGGGCTTACCCACGGGGACAGATGTTAGCGTTATTTGTGAGGATAAGAAAAATAACTTAGCGATAATTACTGGAGAAGGCACTTTATACATTTATAATAAGTCAAGAAACGAAAAATTATCTTTTAATTTCTTAGGATCAGGTTTAAGGAAACAAGAGTATTTTAATTTCTGCCGAGCGATGTTCGACAGAAACGGAGATTTGTGGATCGGAGACCGTGGCCCGAGATTAATTAAATTCAATATGGTAAATAAGACTTTCAAAGATTATTACATTGGTAGCCCTGTAAAGAATGTGGGATTGATTCAAAACAGAGTGCAGGGGATATTTGAAATAGATGATGACAGACTTCTGATTGGCATCCTTGATGGAGTAGTTGAATTTAATAAAAAAACAGGAACTTCAAAGTTATACCAAATTAGTCCTGAAAATCTTGAAGCTTTTAGATTGATAGGCATAATGAAAGATAGTAAGAATAGAATTTGGTACTCTACAAATTTCAAGGGATTATATGAATATCTAGTTGATAAAAAGGAATTTATATCTACTGATTTAAATGTTGGCTCAATTAAAATATTTGAGAGTAAAAATGGGAATTATTGGCACGGAACTTATGCTAATGGACTATTCCTGATTGATAATAATGCCATCAAAAAGCATTTTACTATTAAAGATGGATTGCCTAGTAACGAAGTTCGCGAGATGGTCGAAGACGATGATGGTAATCTTTGGTTATTAACAATAAATGGGATTTCAAGATTTGATCCCAATAGAAAATCATTTAAAAACTATGGAATAGAAGATGGGCTTAAGAGTAAACAATGTTATGCTGAATTTATAAGCTCCAACGGTGAAATTTTCATAGGTAGTGCCAAAGGATTAGTTTCCTTCTTCCCGGATCAAGTTAAGGACAATCCTATTCCACCAAAAGTTGTAATTACAAAGATTTCTTTATTTAATAGAACGGATGACTCACTACATTTCAGCAAATACTTATCAGAACTTAAGGATGTCGAACTTGCCTATGACCAAAATGATCTTTATCTCGAATTTGTTGCACTACATTATGTTGGACCAGAAAAAAATATTTATTCTTATATGCTTGAAAACTTTGATAATAACTGGAAAAGTCCTGATGCTATCAGAAATGCGACATATACTAACCTTGACCCCGGTCAATATATTTTCAGGGTAAAAGCAGCAAATAGTGACGGTGTCTGGAATGGAAAAGAAGCGTCAATAAAAATTATTATACTTCCTCCCTGGTGGCAGACCACTTGGGCTTATATAATTTACATAATTATTATTAGCAGTATTATTTATTCCATCTGGAAAGGCCAGTTAAAAAGAATTAAAATTAAACAAGAATTTGAAATGAGCAGATTTGAAGCCCAAAAACTTCACGAAGTTGATAAAATAAAAACCAGATTCTTTACAAACATTTCCCACGAGTTCCGCACACCTCTTACATTAATTCAAGGGCCGGCTAAACAGATCATCGAGAAGACAAATGAAACGAGTACCCGAGATAGCGCTAACTTCATATACAGAAATGCACAAAGACTTATCGGATTGGTTAATCAACTTTTGGATTTGTCTAAACTAGAAGCAGGTGAAATGACAATCAAAGCAAGTGAAACGGATGTGGTTGATTTAGTAAAAGACATAATCCTTTCATTTACACCTTTAGCAGAAAAAAAGAAAATAACACTTAATTTAGATCAGGATGTGGAAAAGATTCTCGCCTATCTGGATAAAGATAAAATGTATAAAGTAATTAATAATGTGCTTTCAAATGCTTTCAAGTTTACCCCAGAATACGGAAGAATCAATGTAACTGTAGTTAAAAATATTGATATGGTTGAGATCAAAATATCCGATACAGGAATTGGAATAGCAAAAGAAAGAATAAATAAAATATTTGACAGGTTCTATCAGGTTGATGATACTCATACCAGGGAGCAAGAAGGCACCGGGATAGGATTAGCATTGACAAAAGAACTTGTTGATCTACAAAAAGGAAAGATTTATGTTGAGAGTAAAGAAGGTGAAGGATCAACTTTTACAATTAGCTTACCGTTGGGCAAAGAACATCTAAAACCTGAACAAATAATTAAGATTGATAAAGATGAACAATTCACCCTTCCTGTTCAACAAGAAAGTATTACAAAAAATGCATCTATTCAAAACAGATTTGAAATAGAATCTCTGGTCCATCCACAAAAACCCACGCTTTTAGTAGTAGAAGATAATCTAGAAGTGAGATCTTTCATCACAGGCATTTTTGAAAATGACTATATAATCTATGCAGCCAACGACGGTGAGGACGGTTTAAGAATTTCGTTTGAAGAAATTCCTGAAATTATAATCAGTGATTTGATGATGCCGAAGATGGATGGATTTGAAATGTGTAGTAAGCTAAAAAGTGATGAAAGAACCAGCCACATACCTATAATTATGCTAACCGCAAAGGCAACTAACAAAGATAAGATTGAAGGATATGAATTGGGTGCAGATGATTATATAATGAAGCCCTTTGATGCAGATATTCTTAAAGCCAGAGTTAAGAACCTTCTTGGACAAAGGGAAAAACTAAAAGAACACTTTTTACAAGATGGATTATTTAATTTAGATGATAAGAGGATTACATCTACTGATAAAGTTTTCCTAAGGAAAGCTATTGAAATTATAAATAGTCATTTATCTGATACTGATTTTGGGGTTGAATCATTTGCGAAACAAATTGCAATCGGGAGGGCGACTTTGAATAAAAAATTAGTAGCACTTGTCGGCGAACCGCCAAGTGACCTGATTAAACGAATAAGACTTTCCAGGTCTGCAAAATTACTGGAAAAAAACTTTGGGAATATCTCAGAAATAGCATTAGAAGTTGGATTTACTAACCCAGCTTACTTTTCTGATTGTTTCAGAAAGCAATTTGGCATTTCACCTTCAGAATATCGAAGCAAGTTTGTTAATCATTAG